In Zingiber officinale cultivar Zhangliang chromosome 3A, Zo_v1.1, whole genome shotgun sequence, the DNA window CTTGAAAAGATTGTTCATGTTCTCCAAGGGCTTTCTTGAACTATCAACTCCATGAAACTTAGCATACTGAAAACAAGAGAGCTAAAGTGTTCACAGTTCAAGAAAGCCTGTGGAGAACATTCCCATAATCTCATAGATTTTATCTGCTACAACTTCAGATGGAAGAACAACAATTCAACCTGATAAAATAAACgcaagaaaatcaagaaaaaaataggagaagaagaagcaaagcagTGGGAGAAGGTCGGACCACTGTCGGCTTAAATAGATGCcaacctatatatatatacagagagAGGGAGAGTTGCGAATGTTTatgaaagaataaaaaaatttagcTTTATTCAAATTCAACCATTTATTCTTCATATAGTATTTTCGATATCACTCGTAAACTCATTCTGAATTCACTTTGCATTGAAAACGCATCTGCCAAAGCATTACGCTTCAAAATGTGCAACAATTGGTGGCTGCGGGAGGAGAACATAAAGCCGCCACCTTCTTTTTGAATGAAGAGAGGAAGACGAAGATGAAACACAGTGTCTCAGGCGTCGATTCATTGACCCTGCAGCTTTCTTCTCTTTGCCCTTCACTTAGCTCTCGAAGCCTGTTATGAGAAGCCATGCGCCAGAGGCAGCCAAAAGTCGAAGGCATCTTTTTCCCACAcagaaactaattaattaattgatggaTTAATTTACGACACCTCTCAATGGAGCACTTGAAATGGACTGCTTTCTCTCCGTACTGAGGAAGTAGCTCCAGATCATGAAATGCATTTTCTTTCTCTTTACAGAGAACAAGATCATGAAAAATAATTAGAGCAGCAgtaattgttggatattgggatcttaaatggaccaaaacgatttagaagaaggaagtcatcaattgttgaaagtcgtaattgacttcaaaattgaaatctacgattcgcgtagatagatttagactattaatttgctcaaaaccgattaagggtgaatgagaaattaatgtttaaagtcaacccaaaataacatttgttattcattaataaagtgcataggagaatagtcccacatcggaaattctcgatgtgtattatctgtttacaaaagctagacttttagtatacactctaacaatttttgaccaagtaaatcctttgtgttagtatTGAGGAATTCGCTTCGAGTATGTCCACTGCAAAAGATCATCATTGATGAAGCGAGAGAGCTATTCaccaccccccctcctctagttCAGGAGTGTCCCAACAATGTTGACCAAGaactttgatatgaaagatatgggtataACAAAagttatacttgaaattaaaatcaataagaTATTAGATGGAATTTTCCTTTTACAGTCTCATTATATTGAGACAATACTAAGGAAATTTAATGTGTATGATATTTTCCCTGTAAAGACACCAATGGACTTAAGCTTGCATTTTGCTAAGAACCACGATGAACTTGTATTCCGATTGGATTATTGGAGGATAATTTATAGTTTGATATATATTgcgcaatatcgtttacggagataatgtcgaacactagcctcgacgatcaattTACATACTCCAGAAGTTACCCGGAGACAACAGTAATCTCCATTGCCATTTGCTTCGTCCAACTCCAAACGCGCCATGAGCTACTCCTTCAACGCGGTCCAACGATCGTTTAATTTTTGACTGAGTGGCGTGTTGACTTATTCTGTTGTCAACGGCACTAGAGTCGTTTAAAAGTCAAAATGAGGAGATGAGCTATTTGCTCCGTCATTGCAGATTCAATCCAATCCAACTTTGAAGCTGTGGAACCGACCACATGTTTTTTTCCTTCAATTCGTGCTTATCACGACGCACCGCCATTAGCTGGATCGACCAACCACAACGCGCCACGTAGCCTCGAGGGGTAATTGATTTTCCTGCGCGGAGCCAAACGCGAGCGGGCCCACGCGGTCGCTCCATTTCGTCATTCGTGTTAAATTAATGGTCTGAAATCTGAATAATGCACCTAATCCAAGTCGATGACCCGGTCTATTTCGGCCTTTTCTTCGTGGCCGGCCCGCTTGGACCCGCCACCTCCCTCGCATGCCGATGGGTTCTATGGATTGACTCGAGGTGCAgaaaattaaatgattaaaactCACCTACAGCTGAGCTGGACCCACATCGTGCTCTAATAACAGAGAGGGGAGACTTGGCTGGCTTTCTCATACAAGTCGTTCGACTCGGCGCTTTATATTTTGTTGGAGTCATGTTccgattaaataattaaatttatgttTTATAAATATATCTCATCGAACGATTCAATTTTTAGAGAAAATATTTACAatcaaataatatattttttatttataaaaaaggaGTGGAAAATTTTTctggataaaaataaaattatataaaaacacGAACCCGTAAAAGGCGGTTACTAAAGGCTGTACCAGCTGCGACACTGTCTCAAACGCGCGAGTTCCGTGATAGCGACGTACTAAATCTGGACGGGTAGAGTTACGTTGGGCTTATCTTTGTTCTGGCGTGCTAATCTTTCTTTTGATAAGAATTAAAAaggcatttttttttattttccttattggATAGATTCAAAAGCTATCAAAGACGTACTTCATCTCAATATATcattaaaaagaatatttttttactgTACTATCCAATATTGTTAGACTAATTTTAACTCAAATTATAATTGCTCCATTACTAATTAAAAACTAATGTTAATTAACATTATTTTGAtattgattaacattattttatcTAATTTTTACTAAAATTTATGCCGCGTTGACCAACCAACGGCTCCTCACGCTACTTTAGTCGCGATTCGACAAACGGTGCGCCAAAACCATGTGCTGCACCTCCACCCGTTGCTTAATTCGCGATTCAACTCGCGACGCAGGTCTGGAGCGGACAATTCCAACTTCCAAGCGGTGGATGAGCTGTCCACGTCACTTCCGTCCTATTTCTCGCCTCTTTCCTTTCGTCTATTTCTCCATTTATATTCGCCCTCTTTATTCTCTCCTTGAAGCGATTTGAGGCTCTAattctttctcctcttcttcttcttctatctcAAATCTTCAACCGACAAGTTCTCCACCATGTTATTCGTGCACAAGGATGCCTCCGCCCACCGGTTCCCTTTCTTCGCCTCGTCTCCGCCGAAATCGCCGCCGGCTTCCTTAGCGCGTTCCTTCGAAGACGCCCTCGCCGCCCGCCTGGCCGATCTGCACCTAGACACCGCCTCACTCTCCTGGCTCACCCGCGCCGTCCGCGTCCTCGCTCTCACCCTCGATGATGCGGCCGCCCTCCTGGCTGACGCCCCCGTTTCCTCTTCCGATCGTGACGCCCTCGCTGGCCACCTCGACTCGGGCGTTGCCCTCCTTGACGCCTGCAACGCCGCCTCTGCCGAGATCGACCGCCTCCTCCGTCGGCGCCTCCATCTCCGCTTCGCCCTCCACATCCTCGCCTCCTCCGATGGAGGCCGCGACGCTGAGAGGCTGCGTAAGGCGCGGGACTCCCTGGAGGAGTGGACCGTCGGCCCCCGTCGCGCCATCAAGCCATCCGCCGTCGACCTAGTGAAATCCCTGACCCCGGCTAACCCTCCGAAAGGCAAGTTATCAGTTGCCCGGAGAGCGATCTACGCCGTCGAGGCGGTTTCCTCCCTGGTCGTCGGCGCCCTCGTGGCCGCCCTCGGCGGCAGCGAGCATCTTGCCGCCGTTCGCGTCCCTTCCGACCTGCCCTGGGCGAAGGAGTACCACGATCTCGCCGCGGCGATATCGCACAAGCTCGTCGGCGACTGGTTCGCCGCGGAGCTGGATGCGGCCCAAGCGGCCGTCAAAAAATTGACGGACGTGATCTCAACAAACGGCGAAGACATGACGGAGACGTTACGGAAATCCATGGAAGACACCAAGAAAGCGACGGGTGCTTTGACGGAGGGTCTGGACGAGTTATCTCACGCCGTTAGCGGGCTTTTTCACTCGGCGTTGGGTTTGAGGAACGCGGCGTTGCTAGGATTCCGCGTTGGCTCCTGCAAATAGTCATTTGTCTAAGGACGAATATGCGACGTCAAAATATCAAAGttcataattaaaaaattagtttaatcTTAATTACGGAAATTTGTatg includes these proteins:
- the LOC122050306 gene encoding UPF0496 protein 4-like — encoded protein: MLFVHKDASAHRFPFFASSPPKSPPASLARSFEDALAARLADLHLDTASLSWLTRAVRVLALTLDDAAALLADAPVSSSDRDALAGHLDSGVALLDACNAASAEIDRLLRRRLHLRFALHILASSDGGRDAERLRKARDSLEEWTVGPRRAIKPSAVDLVKSLTPANPPKGKLSVARRAIYAVEAVSSLVVGALVAALGGSEHLAAVRVPSDLPWAKEYHDLAAAISHKLVGDWFAAELDAAQAAVKKLTDVISTNGEDMTETLRKSMEDTKKATGALTEGLDELSHAVSGLFHSALGLRNAALLGFRVGSCK